Proteins from a single region of Styela clava chromosome 1, kaStyClav1.hap1.2, whole genome shotgun sequence:
- the LOC120348520 gene encoding beta,beta-carotene 15,15'-dioxygenase-like isoform X1, whose amino-acid sequence MASTPTITKFPHVAALDKDNKVEFETPIEGQIEAGQIPSWLCGTWYRNGPGMVHFNEQSVAHWFDGMSLPRKFQIKNGKVFYQSRFMKGQSYTKNMDAGRVVVPEFGTNVQTKLRAGFLSKGVSSSLSYLRMIEERAASMVSLPEFTDNCLINYLYIGEHLFGISETNLVRRIDPDTLETLEKVDLSKYVPINLMSSNPIVDSEGTTYNFTTSLFSMGRTKYNLIKIPKSDPGTPFADALSKAKTVQSVDSEWRLSPSYHHSFAMSDKYAVFTEQPFKLSVPKIAMAHWTKMSYSDALEYHTELKTHFHVIDKETGNLLSTNYVTDAMIVYQHINAYEEDDHLILDLCQFDNPVFFHKYTMKNLQMSPEEYVKEFNKAENVIRAKRFVIPLNASKKSPEDENLITLPGTTCTAFNVKGNIVLTGETITENTDYPTINPKFMGKKYNYFYSTGGAVLPPGEKIMKIDIAGKKILKTWQEKGCWASRPAFIPRPNATDEDDGVILSSVHREGGNSFLLMLDGRTFEETRISFDAIIPPDLNGVFVPQK is encoded by the exons ATGGCTTCAACACCAACCATCACCAAATTTCCTCATGTTGCTGCTCTAGATAAAGATAACAAGGTTGAATTTGAAACCCCAATTGAGGGGCAAATCGAAG CTGGACAGATTCCTTCCTGGCTTTGCGGAACATGGTATAGGAATGGTCCCGGAATGGTTCATTTTAATGAGCAAAGTGTTGCACATTGGTTCGATGGAATGTCTCTTCCAAGAAA gTTTCAGATCAAGAACGGAAAAGTATTTTATCAAAGTCGTTTCATGAAAGGACAAAGTTACACTAAAAACATGGACGCTGGTCGAGTCGTGGTTCCAGAATTCGGAACTAATGTACAAACGAAACTGAGGGCTGGATTTTTGTCAAA aggAGTCAGCTCTTCACTCAGCTATCTTCGTATGATAGAGGAACG AGCCGCTTCTATGGTTTCTCTTCCTGAGTTTACCGACAATTGCTTGATCAACTATTTATACATTGGAGAACATTTATTTGGAATCAGTGAAACTAATCTCGTCCGAAGAATCGATCCTGATACACTGGAAACCCTGGAAAAG GTTGATTTATCGAAGTACGTACCAATCAACTTGATGTCTTCAAATCCCATAGTCGATAGCGAAGGAACAACCTACAATTTCACGACTTCCCTGTTCAGCATGGGAAGAACTAAATACAATCTAATTAAAATTCCAAAATCAGATCCAG GTACTCCTTTCGCTGATGCCCTAAGCAAGGCTAAAACAGTTCAAAGCGTCGACTCGGAATGGCGTTTGAGTCCATCCTATCACCACAGTTTTGCTATGTCTGACAAGTATGCAGTATTCACGGAACAACCCTTCAAGCTTTCTGTACCAAAAATTGCGATGGCTCATTGGACTAAAATGAGTTACAGTGATGCACTTGAATATCATACTGAATTAAAG ACTCACTTTCATGTTATCGACAAAGAGACGGGAAATTTGCTTTCAACAAATTATGTCACCGATGCGATGATCGTATACCAGCACATTAATGCTTACGAAGAAGATGATCACCTTATTTTGGACCTTTGCCAGTTTGACAATCCAGTTTTCTTTCACAAATACACCATGAAAAATTTGCAAATGTCTCCCGAAGAATACGTGAAAGAATTTAACAAGGCAGAAAATGTTATCAGAGCTAAACGATTCGTTATACCATTGAATGCATCTAAG AAATCACCAGAAGATGAAAACTTGATCACGCTCCCAGGAACTACTTGCACCGCATTCAATGTCAAAGGAAACATTGTGCTGACTGGAGAAACAATCACCGAAAACACAGACTATCCGACGATCAATCCCAAATTTATGGGAAAGAAATATAACTACTTTTACTCAACCGGAGGTGCTGTGCTCCCCCCTGGTGAAAAG ATCATGAAAATTGACATTGCTGGAAAGAAAATACTAAAAACCTGGCAAGAAAAAGGATGTTGGGCATCAAGACCAGCTTTTATTCCACGACCAAATGCCACGGACGAAGATGACG GTGTTATCCTTTCATCCGTTCACCGAGAGGGCGGTAATTCATTCCTGCTGATGTTGGATGGACGCACATTTGAAGAAACTAGAATCTCCTTCGACGCCATCATTCCTCCAGATCTCAACGGAGTTTTCGTTCCACAAAAGTAG
- the LOC120348520 gene encoding beta,beta-carotene 15,15'-dioxygenase-like isoform X2, whose translation MASTPTITKFPHVAALDKDNKVEFETPIEGQIEAGQIPSWLCGTWYRNGPGMVHFNEQSVAHWFDGMSLPRKFQIKNGKVFYQSRFMKGQSYTKNMDAGRVVVPEFGTNVQTKLRAGFLSKAASMVSLPEFTDNCLINYLYIGEHLFGISETNLVRRIDPDTLETLEKVDLSKYVPINLMSSNPIVDSEGTTYNFTTSLFSMGRTKYNLIKIPKSDPGTPFADALSKAKTVQSVDSEWRLSPSYHHSFAMSDKYAVFTEQPFKLSVPKIAMAHWTKMSYSDALEYHTELKTHFHVIDKETGNLLSTNYVTDAMIVYQHINAYEEDDHLILDLCQFDNPVFFHKYTMKNLQMSPEEYVKEFNKAENVIRAKRFVIPLNASKKSPEDENLITLPGTTCTAFNVKGNIVLTGETITENTDYPTINPKFMGKKYNYFYSTGGAVLPPGEKIMKIDIAGKKILKTWQEKGCWASRPAFIPRPNATDEDDGVILSSVHREGGNSFLLMLDGRTFEETRISFDAIIPPDLNGVFVPQK comes from the exons ATGGCTTCAACACCAACCATCACCAAATTTCCTCATGTTGCTGCTCTAGATAAAGATAACAAGGTTGAATTTGAAACCCCAATTGAGGGGCAAATCGAAG CTGGACAGATTCCTTCCTGGCTTTGCGGAACATGGTATAGGAATGGTCCCGGAATGGTTCATTTTAATGAGCAAAGTGTTGCACATTGGTTCGATGGAATGTCTCTTCCAAGAAA gTTTCAGATCAAGAACGGAAAAGTATTTTATCAAAGTCGTTTCATGAAAGGACAAAGTTACACTAAAAACATGGACGCTGGTCGAGTCGTGGTTCCAGAATTCGGAACTAATGTACAAACGAAACTGAGGGCTGGATTTTTGTCAAA AGCCGCTTCTATGGTTTCTCTTCCTGAGTTTACCGACAATTGCTTGATCAACTATTTATACATTGGAGAACATTTATTTGGAATCAGTGAAACTAATCTCGTCCGAAGAATCGATCCTGATACACTGGAAACCCTGGAAAAG GTTGATTTATCGAAGTACGTACCAATCAACTTGATGTCTTCAAATCCCATAGTCGATAGCGAAGGAACAACCTACAATTTCACGACTTCCCTGTTCAGCATGGGAAGAACTAAATACAATCTAATTAAAATTCCAAAATCAGATCCAG GTACTCCTTTCGCTGATGCCCTAAGCAAGGCTAAAACAGTTCAAAGCGTCGACTCGGAATGGCGTTTGAGTCCATCCTATCACCACAGTTTTGCTATGTCTGACAAGTATGCAGTATTCACGGAACAACCCTTCAAGCTTTCTGTACCAAAAATTGCGATGGCTCATTGGACTAAAATGAGTTACAGTGATGCACTTGAATATCATACTGAATTAAAG ACTCACTTTCATGTTATCGACAAAGAGACGGGAAATTTGCTTTCAACAAATTATGTCACCGATGCGATGATCGTATACCAGCACATTAATGCTTACGAAGAAGATGATCACCTTATTTTGGACCTTTGCCAGTTTGACAATCCAGTTTTCTTTCACAAATACACCATGAAAAATTTGCAAATGTCTCCCGAAGAATACGTGAAAGAATTTAACAAGGCAGAAAATGTTATCAGAGCTAAACGATTCGTTATACCATTGAATGCATCTAAG AAATCACCAGAAGATGAAAACTTGATCACGCTCCCAGGAACTACTTGCACCGCATTCAATGTCAAAGGAAACATTGTGCTGACTGGAGAAACAATCACCGAAAACACAGACTATCCGACGATCAATCCCAAATTTATGGGAAAGAAATATAACTACTTTTACTCAACCGGAGGTGCTGTGCTCCCCCCTGGTGAAAAG ATCATGAAAATTGACATTGCTGGAAAGAAAATACTAAAAACCTGGCAAGAAAAAGGATGTTGGGCATCAAGACCAGCTTTTATTCCACGACCAAATGCCACGGACGAAGATGACG GTGTTATCCTTTCATCCGTTCACCGAGAGGGCGGTAATTCATTCCTGCTGATGTTGGATGGACGCACATTTGAAGAAACTAGAATCTCCTTCGACGCCATCATTCCTCCAGATCTCAACGGAGTTTTCGTTCCACAAAAGTAG